A window of Salvelinus alpinus chromosome 31, SLU_Salpinus.1, whole genome shotgun sequence contains these coding sequences:
- the LOC139561057 gene encoding large ribosomal subunit protein mL52-like isoform X3, with the protein MAAPIRTLCCTALRHSSRRFTTACGAQAGIKWRTENGLARSGTEYGPMTDLPDWSFADGRPAPPLKGQLRRKQERGTLARRVVNLSLEVDKGMEVWREKQEEAERMQERNKSLLLKPKGNLLLKKNK; encoded by the exons ATGGCGGCGCCCATAAGGACATTGTGCTGTACAG CTTTGAGGCATTCCAGTCGTCGTTTTACTACTGCGTGTGGGGCACAGGCTGGAATCAAGTGGAGGACCGA AAACGGTCTGGCCCGCAGTGGAACAGAGTATGGCCCCATGACAGATCTCCCTGACTGGTCCTTTGCAG ATGGCCGGCCTGCACCCCCCCTGAAAGGACAGCTGAGGAGAAAGCAGGAGAGGGGGACTTTAGCA AGACGTGTAGTGAATCTCAGCTTGGAGGTGGATAAGGGGATGGAAGTGTGGAGGGAGAAACAGGAAGAAGCTGAAAGAATGCAGGAACGCAATAAATCTCTTCTGCTTAAACCCAAAGGAAACCTTTTATTGAAGAAAAATAAGTAA
- the LOC139561057 gene encoding large ribosomal subunit protein mL52-like isoform X4, translating into MCSPRTIQTLRHSSRRFTTACGAQAGIKWRTENGLARSGTEYGPMTDLPDWSFADGRPAPPLKGQLRRKQERGTLARRVVNLSLEVDKGMEVWREKQEEAERMQERNKSLLLKPKGNLLLKKNK; encoded by the exons ATGTGTTCTCCAAGGACGATACAAA CTTTGAGGCATTCCAGTCGTCGTTTTACTACTGCGTGTGGGGCACAGGCTGGAATCAAGTGGAGGACCGA AAACGGTCTGGCCCGCAGTGGAACAGAGTATGGCCCCATGACAGATCTCCCTGACTGGTCCTTTGCAG ATGGCCGGCCTGCACCCCCCCTGAAAGGACAGCTGAGGAGAAAGCAGGAGAGGGGGACTTTAGCA AGACGTGTAGTGAATCTCAGCTTGGAGGTGGATAAGGGGATGGAAGTGTGGAGGGAGAAACAGGAAGAAGCTGAAAGAATGCAGGAACGCAATAAATCTCTTCTGCTTAAACCCAAAGGAAACCTTTTATTGAAGAAAAATAAGTAA
- the LOC139561057 gene encoding uncharacterized protein isoform X2 — protein sequence MCSPRTIQTLRHSSRRFTTACGAQAGIKWRTENGLARSGTEYGPMTDLPDWSFAVALETAERARPHRSGDSRESTPPSLWRQQREHAPIALETAERARLHRSGDNRESTPPSLWRQQREHAPIALETAEGARLHPHQKGRSGEDGRPAPPLKGQLRRKQERGTLARRVVNLSLEVDKGMEVWREKQEEAERMQERNKSLLLKPKGNLLLKKNK from the exons ATGTGTTCTCCAAGGACGATACAAA CTTTGAGGCATTCCAGTCGTCGTTTTACTACTGCGTGTGGGGCACAGGCTGGAATCAAGTGGAGGACCGA AAACGGTCTGGCCCGCAGTGGAACAGAGTATGGCCCCATGACAGATCTCCCTGACTGGTCCTTTGCAG TTGCtctggagacagcagagagagcacgcccccatcgctctggagacagcagagagagcacgcccccatcgctctggagacagcagagagagcacgcccccatcgctctggagacagcagagagagcacgcctCCATCGCTCTGGAGACaacagagagagcacgcccccatcgctctggagacagcagagagagcacgcccccatcgctctggagacagcagagggagcacgcctgCATCCACATCAAAAAGGCCggagtggagaag ATGGCCGGCCTGCACCCCCCCTGAAAGGACAGCTGAGGAGAAAGCAGGAGAGGGGGACTTTAGCA AGACGTGTAGTGAATCTCAGCTTGGAGGTGGATAAGGGGATGGAAGTGTGGAGGGAGAAACAGGAAGAAGCTGAAAGAATGCAGGAACGCAATAAATCTCTTCTGCTTAAACCCAAAGGAAACCTTTTATTGAAGAAAAATAAGTAA
- the LOC139561057 gene encoding large ribosomal subunit protein mL52-like isoform X1 encodes MAAPIRTLCCTALRHSSRRFTTACGAQAGIKWRTENGLARSGTEYGPMTDLPDWSFAVALETAERARPHRSGDSRESTPPSLWRQQREHAPIALETAERARLHRSGDNRESTPPSLWRQQREHAPIALETAEGARLHPHQKGRSGEDGRPAPPLKGQLRRKQERGTLARRVVNLSLEVDKGMEVWREKQEEAERMQERNKSLLLKPKGNLLLKKNK; translated from the exons ATGGCGGCGCCCATAAGGACATTGTGCTGTACAG CTTTGAGGCATTCCAGTCGTCGTTTTACTACTGCGTGTGGGGCACAGGCTGGAATCAAGTGGAGGACCGA AAACGGTCTGGCCCGCAGTGGAACAGAGTATGGCCCCATGACAGATCTCCCTGACTGGTCCTTTGCAG TTGCtctggagacagcagagagagcacgcccccatcgctctggagacagcagagagagcacgcccccatcgctctggagacagcagagagagcacgcccccatcgctctggagacagcagagagagcacgcctCCATCGCTCTGGAGACaacagagagagcacgcccccatcgctctggagacagcagagagagcacgcccccatcgctctggagacagcagagggagcacgcctgCATCCACATCAAAAAGGCCggagtggagaag ATGGCCGGCCTGCACCCCCCCTGAAAGGACAGCTGAGGAGAAAGCAGGAGAGGGGGACTTTAGCA AGACGTGTAGTGAATCTCAGCTTGGAGGTGGATAAGGGGATGGAAGTGTGGAGGGAGAAACAGGAAGAAGCTGAAAGAATGCAGGAACGCAATAAATCTCTTCTGCTTAAACCCAAAGGAAACCTTTTATTGAAGAAAAATAAGTAA